In one Cervus elaphus chromosome 9, mCerEla1.1, whole genome shotgun sequence genomic region, the following are encoded:
- the FSD1 gene encoding fibronectin type III and SPRY domain-containing protein 1, translating into MEDQKEALRKIITTLAVKNEEIQSFIYSLKQMLLNVEANSAKVQEDLEAEFQSLFSLLEELKEGMLMKIKQDRASRTYELQNQLAACTRALESSEELLETANQTLLATDSKDFPQAAKQIKDGVTMAPAFRLSLKAKVSDNMSHLMVDFAQERRMLQALTFLPVPSAPVIDLAESLVADNCVTLVWRMPDEDNKIDHFVLEYRRTNFEGPPRLKEDQPWMVIEGIRETEYTLTGLKFDMKYMNFRVKACNKAVSGEFSEPVTLETPAFMFRLDASTSHQNLRVDDLSVEWDAMGGKVQDIKAREKDGKGRTASPVNSPARGTPSPKRMPSGRGGRDRFTAESYTVLGDTLIDGGEHYWEVRYEPDSKAFGVGVAYRSLGRFEQLGKTAASWCLHVNNWLQVSFTAKHANKAKMLDAPVPDCLGVHCDFHQGLLSFYNGRTKQLLHTFKAKFTQPLLPAFTVWCGSFHVTTGLQVPSSVRCLQKRGSATSSSNTSLT; encoded by the exons ATGGAGGACCAGAAA GAGGCTCTGAGGAAGATCATCACGACGCTGGCTGTGAAAAATGAAGAGATCCAGAGTTTCATTTACTCCCTCAAGCAGATGCTGCTGAATGTGGAG GCAAACTCGGCCAAGGTGCAGGAGGACCTGGAAGCCGAGTTCCagtccctcttctccctcctggaGGAGCTGAAGGAGGGCATGCTCATGAAGATAAAGCAGGACCGCGCCAGCCGCACCTATGAGCTACAG AACCAGCTGGCTGCCTGCACGCGAGCCTTGGAGAGCTCGGAGGAGCTTCTGGAGACGGCCAACCAGACCCTGCTGGCCACTGACAGCAAGGACTTTCCCCAG GCTGCCAAGCAAATCAAAGATGG TGTGACAATGGCCCCCGCCTTCCGGCTGTCACTGAAAGCCAAGGTCAGCGACAACATGAGTCATCTCATGGTGGACTTTGCACAGGAGCGGAGGATGTTGCAGGCACTCACGTTCCTGCCTG TGCCTAGCGCCCCCGTGATCGACCTGGCCGAGTCCCTAGTGGCCGACAACTGTGTAACCTTGGTGTGGCGCATGCCAGACGAGGACAACAAGATTGACCACTTCGTGCTGGAATATCGGCGGACCAACTTTGAGGGCCCGCCCCGCCTCAAGGAGGACCAGCCCTGGATGGTCATCGAGGGGATCCGGGAAACGGAATACACCCTGACCG GTCTCAAGTTTGACATGAAATACATGAATTTCCGTGTGAAGGCCTGTAATAAGGCAGTTTCAGGCGAGTTCTCCGAGCCAGTGACCCTGGAGACACCAG CGTTCATGTTCCGCCTGGATGCGTCCACATCCCACCAGAACCTGCGGGTGGATGATCTCTCCGTGGAGTGGGACGCCATGGGCGGGAAGGTGCAGGATATCAAAGCTCGCGAGAAAGATGGCAAGGGGCGGACGGCGTCTCCCGTCAACTCCCCAGCCAG AGGTACTCCATCTCCCAAGAGGATGCCTTCGGGTCGTGGGGGACGGGATCGCTTCACAGCTGAGTCCTACACGGTGCTGG GGGACACGCTGATTGACGGCGGGGAACATTACTGGGAGGTGCGCTACGAGCCAGACAGCAAGGCATTTGGCGTGGGGGTGGCCTACCGTAGCCTGGGTCGCTTCGAGCAGCTGGGCAAGACGGCTGCGTCCTGGTGCCTGCACGTCAACAACTGGCTGCAGGTCAGCTTCACTGCCAAACATGCCAACAAGGCCAAGATGCTGGACGCCCCCGTGCCCGACTGCCTGGGTGTGCACTGCGACTTCCATCAAG gcctcctgtccTTCTACAACGGCCGCACCAAACAGCTGCTGCACACCTTCAAGGCCAAGTTCACACAGCCGCTGCTCCCGGCTTTCACG GTGTGGTGTGGCAGCTTCCACGTGACGACCGGCCTGCAGGTCCCCAGCTCCGTGCGTTGCCTGCAGAAGCGGGGCAGTGCCACTAGCAGCTCCAACACCAGCCTCACTTAG
- the TMIGD2 gene encoding transmembrane and immunoglobulin domain-containing protein 2 has translation THEGLTHFFFPRVLQGATGLTVQQTPKFLQVRQDSQVTLTCQVVRTQAWERLRVEWIKDVDTFCQTHIVKGSLSKNVCGPQGWLSWQPLGNLTLQLNHMSFSDRGRYVCGATVEIPDWEEAQGNGTQLLVETGLYFAPLVAGAVAVAAFALGAGIWGCRRYRKGDAGSPLYSNVLYRPRRAPRKSEAWPVERKVLDSEDQKGQSFYSISFPQRPTPKSHLAPKSCPSPRPIHPISAVRISPGPGSSGKPRSRGFLEVGREIRTQESQRRPPPSDYIKM, from the exons acacatgaaggtcTCACTCACTTCTTCTTTCCCCGAGTCCTGCAAGGAGCCACAGGCCTGACTGTGCAGCAGACACCCAAGTTTTTGCAAGTGAGACAGGACAGCCAGGTGACTTTGACCTGCCAGGTGGTGCGGACCCAGGCCTGGGAGCGGCTCCGTGTCGAGTGGATCAAGGATGTTGACACCTTCTGCCAGACACACATTGTCAAAGGCAGTCTCAGCAAGAATGTCTGTGGGCCTCAGGGATGGCTCTCCTGGCAGCCGCTTGGCAACCTCACCCTGCAGCTGAATCACATGAGCTTCAGTGACAGGGGACGCTATGTGTGTGGGGCGACCGTGGAGATCCCTGATTGGGAGGAGGCCCAGGGCAATGGGACGCAGCTCCTGGTGGAGACAG GACTCTACTTCGCGCCGCTGGTGGCAGGGGCGGTGGCCGTGGCCGCTTTCGCTCTGGGCGCCGGGATCTGGGGCTGCCGCCGCTACCGGAAGGGGGATGCAG GCAGTCCACTCTACAGCAACGTCCTATACCGGCCCCGGAGAGCCCCAAGGAAGAGTGAGGCATGGCCTGTGGAAAGGAAGGTGCTGGACAGTGAGGATCAGAAGGGCCAAAGCTTCTATTCGATCTCTTTCCCCCAGCGCCCCACCCCCAAGTCGCATCTGGCTCCCAAATCTTGCCCCAGCCCCAGACCCATTCACCCCATCTCTGCAGTCAGAATCTCTCCtggcccaggctcctctgggaagCCAAGGTCAAGAGGGTTCCTTGAAGTGGGAAGAGAAATTAGAACCCAGGAGAGCCAGAGAAGACCTCCCCCCAGTGACTATATAAAGATGTGA
- the SHD gene encoding SH2 domain-containing adapter protein D, which translates to MAKWLRDYLSFGGRRPPPQPPTPDYTESDILRAYREQKDLDFEDPYEDADSRLEPDSSAGPGDSKGPGDAKYDSPKHRLIKVEAVDIARAKALLGSPGEESKVDTEYSDPFDAQPHPPPPDDGYMEPYDAQRVMSELPCRRVQLYDTPYEEQDHELGDGPPSGQKPRQSRLPQEDERPADEYDQPWEWKKDHISKAFAVQFDSPEWERTSGSAKELRRPPPRSPQPAERVDPALPLEKQPWFHGLLSRADAENLLSLCKEGSYLVRLSETSPQDCSLSLRSSQGFLHLKFARTRENQFVLGQHSGPFPSVPELVLHYSSRPLPVQGAEHLALLYPLVSQTP; encoded by the exons ATGGCCAAGTGGCTCCGAGACTACCTGAGCTTTGGCGGTCGGAGGCCCCCTCCGCAGCCGCCCACCCCCGACTACACCGAGAGCGACATCCTGCGGGCCTACCGAGAGCAGAAGGATCTCGACTTTGAGGACCCCTACGAGGACGCCGATAGCCGCCTAGAGCCGGATTCCTCCGCGGGGCCCGGGGACTCCAAGGGCCCTGGAGACGCTAAGTACGACTCGCCAAAGCACCGGCTCATCAAGGTGGAGGCAGTCGACATTGCCAGAGCCAAGGCCTTGCTGGGAAGCCCCGGGGAAGAG TCGAAAGTCGACACCGAGTACTCGGACCCCTTTGATGCCCAGCCCCATCCACCACCCCCGGATGATGGCTACATGGAGCCCTACGATGCCCAGCGGGTCATGAGTG AACTGCCATGCAGGAGGGTGCAGCTGTATGACACCCCCTATGAGGAGCAGGACCACGAACTGGGAGATGGGCCCCCTTCAGGGCAGAAACCTCGACAGAGTCGGCTGCCCCAGGAGGATGAGCGGCCAGCAGACGAGTATGACCAGCCCTGGGAGTGGAAGAAAGACCATATCTCCAAGGCGTTTGCAG ttcagtttgaCAGTCCAGAGTGGGAAAGAACCTCGGGGTCAGCCAAGGAGCTCCGGAGACCCCCGCCCAGAAGCCCCCAGCCTGCAGAGCGCGTGGACCCGGCCCTGCCCCTGGAAAAACAGCC GTGGTTCCACGGCCTGCTGAGCCGGGCAGATGCTGAGAACCTCCTGTCGCTCTGCAAGGAAGGCAGCTACCTTGTGCGGCTCAGTGAGACCAGCCCCCAAGACTGCTCCCTGTCCCTCAG GAGCAGCCAGGGCTTCCTGCACCTGAAGTTCGCGCGCACCCGAGAGAACCAGTTCGTGCTGGGTCAGCACAGCGGCCCTTTCCCCAGTGTGCCAGAGCTGGTGCTCCACTACAGCTCCCGCCCGCTGCCCGTGCAGGGCGCCGAGCATCTGGCCCTCCTCTACCCGCTGGTCTCACAGACCCCCTGA